In Planctomycetia bacterium, the following are encoded in one genomic region:
- a CDS encoding prepilin-type N-terminal cleavage/methylation domain-containing protein encodes MKRRGTSLLEMAIVISILTVLLSAAAMLLASLVMHTGRQRSTYHEAQVTTRFAAALRRDVHEAVAIDVSAADTTPARLQLTLPGDERVEYVVGVSGVERLLRNGDEVRQTELYRLPDLDAMRFVRSVEPGQAVICVWQRRWHGPQPIKQDDEAALRSHRFVAAARREVRDE; translated from the coding sequence TTGCTGGAAATGGCGATCGTGATCTCCATCCTCACCGTGCTGCTCAGCGCCGCCGCGATGCTACTCGCTTCGCTGGTGATGCACACCGGGCGGCAGAGATCCACGTATCACGAAGCGCAAGTCACTACGCGGTTCGCCGCCGCGTTACGGCGGGATGTGCATGAGGCCGTGGCGATCGACGTGAGCGCCGCCGACACGACGCCTGCGCGGCTGCAACTGACGTTGCCCGGCGACGAGCGAGTGGAATACGTGGTCGGCGTTTCCGGCGTCGAGAGGCTGTTGCGCAACGGCGATGAAGTGCGACAAACGGAGTTGTATCGTCTGCCGGATTTAGATGCGATGCGCTTTGTTCGCTCCGTCGAGCCCGGGCAAGCCGTAATCTGCGTGTGGCAACGACGCTGGCATGGCCCGCAACCGATCAAACAGGACGACGAAGCCGCGCTGCGGTCGCATCGTTTTGTCGCTGCCGCGCGGCGGGAGGTGCGCGATGAATAG